ATAGTGGGCTGAATAGAAaatatagtttgtttatttatagatagggtctcactttatttatttatttatttatttatttatttatttatttatttatttatagatagggtctcactctgttgcccaggctggagtgaaccggtgcagtcacagctcactgaagcctccaactcctgggctcaggcaatcctcccacctcaatgtcCCACggggctgggactgtaggtgtgcactgccacatccaactaattgttttgtattttttgtagagactgggtctcgccatgctgcccaggctggcctcaaactcctgggctcaagtgatccacctgccttgggctcccaaagtgctgggattacaggcgtgagtcatggcaCCCAGCGTCCCCCCCTCCGGACCTGCCTTTCTTTAATGTGGCAACTAGatcatttaaaattgcatatataacaCAGGCCACCCATGCAAGCCTCAATCCTGGGAGGTGCTCCCGTTGGAGAAACCTTCAAGAAGCGGATCTGCTTGGATTTGCAAACGGCCCCTCTGGCCCCAGGGGGATCTGCTGTGCAGAGCTGCTCTGGACTCAGCTCTTCAATACTGCCCTTGAGTGTACTGGGCACCTCCTGACTTTCGACCAGCACAAAGCTCCTTATTAAACGCTGACAAAAATTCCTTCCATTCCAGGTGCCATAATGGATTCATTAATCTCCTATTGATAGTTTTTTGCTGGTTTTCCCACTTTTTGCTATTCTAAGCACTGCTGCGAAGACTCTCCTTttaccccacctgcctgtgtctgCTGCAGCTCACATGCTCCGCCTTCCAGCTGTCATAGCTGAGTCCCTGGGTCTCCTCGGCGGGGTGTGTCTGTGGGCACAAGGCTGCCCTGCCACATGCCCCACCCCATAACCTTCCATCTGTGGCCGCTCCTTGTGAGACCCTAAACTCACGACctcccctcctgtcctctcctctccacaaAGCCACCCTTATCGGAGACAGTCAGTCTGCTTCCCAGTTCCCCCAAGGCGAATCCAAAGTCCTCCACTGGCCCACCCACCTCTACCgactcctccctcaccctccggTCAGGTCAAACGGCCCCAACCAGAGGCTCCCCGGGCCCTTTCATAAGACAGGAGCTTTTCTTCTCAGGTCCGGCTACAGGTACATTGTACCCGCACCTCACCGCAGGAGTGAGAGCCGCAGGGGCGGAGATGGCTTAGTTCTTTTGCCTAAAGCCTGCCCTGACTCACCGAAGGCGGTCGTTAATGTGCGCAATgattacagaaacacagaaataaggctgggggtggtggctcaagcctgttatcccagcactttgggaggccgaggcaggtggagcgcttgaggtcaggagttcgagaccaacctgaccaacatggtgaaaccccatctctactaaagatacaaaaaaaaaaaaaaaaaaaaatcaggtgggcatggcggcacatgtctataatcccaactacttgggagactgggacaggaaaatcacttgaacccgggaggcagaggttgcagtgagcccagatcaagccactgcactccaggctgggcaacagagcgagactccatctcaacgtcccccacccgccccgccacacacacaaacaaaatcttAATCGTAGTAAGACACAGCTGAAAAGATATGACGGAATGACTCCCCGAGGCTACTGGATGCCACTCCTTCAATCATTTTCCATTCAGAAAACTTCAGATCAGATCATTTACATATGTACATTAAGACAAGGGGTCCTATATTAATGAATCTTCTCCGTCAAAATCCTggtcaaagtcagaaaacaatcccACCGGACTCCTGGGAGCATCTGATGTTGGAGAAACCTGGAGAAGTGGAGAAGCTGATCTGCAGGATTTGCAAACCGCGGCACTGCCCCCAGGGGGACCCGCAGCACCGGCGCCTCCCCGTGAGAGTCGGAGCCTCACTGAGACCCACACAGTCAGGATCTGCACCTCCAAAGGCTCCCCCAGGCGGCTCTGGGCACACGGAAGCTGGGAAGACAGCAAATGGGCCCCGGGGTTGGGGGGGCCCAGCACAGTCCagccttttctcttttgtctcctgAAGACTTTCACTGTGGATGTGTGTTAGGGAAGGGGGGAgtgaagaaagagacagggagagaagataGAGACTGAGTGATGCCTCCATTCTGCAGAGAAAAACACCGAGGCCCTATCTCAGCACTCGAGACAGTGGGGCCACGGCGGGACTTATTAAGTCTCTGCCTCTCAGTGCTCTGATCTGCCATGTGTCTGGCTGCCTCTTCCATCCTGACAAGCACAATGACTGtaattccaaagtactgggagttgggggtgaagatgcagagaacggaggagtggggagggaaacgGCAGCCTCTGGGCAGCTACTCTCTAATAAACACGAACACAACACCAGAAAGGGCttgtagaaaagaaacataaaatgcaacCCAACTACTGACACATGGCCCTCTGTTCCATATTCACCCGCACGTTCTTAACAGAAACGCAACTGTGAACATGCAATCTGGTATCCTGACATTTGCCCTGACCAGGTTGTTACCGCAtcttcatctttctaattttaattgctTCTGACGGCCCATCCGACTGGTCGAGCTTATTTAAAGAGCCCTGATTCTCCCTGATAAAAGGTTGGAGTCCTGTATcaaaagcttttagttttctGTAACCAAGGGGGAAAACATGCTTCTTTTGAAAGATGACAAAATGTCTAGCTTCGAAGGGTCATCCGAGTATGGCACACAAGGTGGTCTGCATTCATAGAAAATGATGCCATCATATAAATCTCCCACTGTGTGACGGGGTGACACCATCACTCATCATCTGCCTCCCAGACCCAGTAAGTTTTGCAAAATTAATTACTGCACTTTACACTGAAAAGATCCCATCAAagaatgtgtgtgcacaggaTGGTGAGGGGCGCCGGAGCTGTGTGAGGAGAAATGGCActgttctcagtttcctcttccatcCTACTGGGCTCTGAAGCATTGCTTCggagattttcaattttatcttataattaaataatatgaactctactgggggaagaaaagcagcccatcacattggtattaagccttaatatcatttttgccatcttgactcctatcgctataaaaagtcattttctgttcCCCTCACAAAACCACCCAAGGAATATTGCTTCAGATACCAAAGGTGCCCATGTGGGGCTCAAGCCTGGTgtccaataaatatgtgtgtcatTGACCTAATGCATGTCCAGTCAATTGAAACCTCACACTTCTGACTTCGGTTTTTAGGTTGTAATCTTGAAGTCTTAACAGTTTATACGCATTGACCTGAGGATATTGGAAACTTTTGATTAGAGAAGGTTGAATTCCTCTAAAGGACTTCATGAATGAAGAAGACAGCTAGAACCCCTGGTTTCCTGCTCCTCAGTGGAGATTCCAGGCGGGAGGCAGGCAGCAAATGCTTGCGTTCCTGTCAagcgccaggcgtggtgctgggcgCAGGATGGACACCAGTGAAGACACAGCTACACGCAGCCCTGAACAtccctgcagcagccacagggcctggccacaCCAGGGAGCTCTGTGAACTCAGGGAAGCCGGTACACCTCGGGCATCCCTTGCTCatgtgtaaagtggggataagtcAGTGCCCAGGATCACTGAGGGCCTGCCACATAACAGAGTCACTAAACGCTAGCTATTCTCACTAGGATTGGAAAGGTTGAAGCTTACTACATTTCTGTGAACTTTCTATAAATACTGTATTGATGTTCACGTCACCACAGGCAAAAAGGACGCCACTTTCGCATCCAGCCCACCCTAAGAATGCCCCTGGACTTCCCAGTACACTCAGCTCCACCAGGTACCAGGCCCTGCAGAAGCCACAACCTGTGACGAAGACAATGAGTCACTCTTGGTGTGTGGCACAGCGTGATGTGGCGGTGGGTACTTAGTCATGGTCAGTCCGCGATCCAGAGCTGTGGAGCTTATTTTAAGTTGGGTGAAAATCAATTTAAGTTTCCAGATATGTCTTGGGACAACAGAAGATACCCaaagaagcagggaaaaaaaaaaataaaaaacaaaaacccagagcctgagacagaagatacccaaagaagaaggaaaaaaaaaaaacaaaaacaaaaacaaaaaacccagcctgagaaatactttcttcattcaAGGCCTGGGGAGTCAGGAATAcaggaaagatattttcaattttatattataattaaataatatgaactctaCTGGGAGGAGAAAAGCAGCCCATCGCGTTGGTATTAagccttaatatcatttttgccaccttgactcctatcgctataaaaagttattttctgttccCCTTACAAAACCACCCAAAGAATATCTGCGTAATTTTGAGCAAGTTGGGTTTTGCTCACTTTTGAGCATTAACTAGAATAAGGAGCTTCACCAAGAAAGGCCCCTGAAAAGCATGGTGGAGGCCTGACATGacggctcaggtctgtaattccagctctttgggaggccaaggcaggaggctcactagaggaggccaggagttcaagaccagtctcagcagcatagtgagatcctgtctctacaaataataataacaattagccggtcatgatgctgcattcctgtcttccctgctactcagaaggctgaggcaggaggatcacttgagcccaggagtttgaggctgcagtgagctgtaacggcaccactacactccagcctgggtgacagagccagacataaGTACTCTTCGTGGTCTAAGGGAGAGTACAATATTTGGAATTAGGATCTGTTTTGCTCCTACCACAATCGCGTATGCACCTCACTCCCTTacctaagttatttttctttgtgagtcTTTCTCCCCACTTCCAAAATGAGGGCATGCCTCTCTTGGGACCATGTATCTAGGCTTGGAGATAAGAATTGTAAAGCTCctagtatacaaaatattttcaacaaatggtagctatggtcattttaatatattgaattgtACCATAATTTCACATCTGACAGATAATTCCCCTGAAATTGATACTTGAATGTGAATGTGTTCTCTGACCTCCAGCTACAGGCAATAGTCTTCTATGTCAGGGAAAATCAAGTACTAATATAGAATcagaataaaatggcaaaaagaatGGGGGCACAACAGATAAATTCTCGAGGAATAACTTACTTAAAGGATTTGTAAATCTGTGGCAGCTAAGACCAGGCCCTCTAAGCACATCTGGAGGTGAACTTCCTTAAAAGAAATGGGTCCAAATGCTCCAACAGGTTCAAGATCATACCTCGGAAGGGTAAAGCTCTTTACagactttacaaaaaaattttgactTCGGCTCTGCCAGGGAAAGAAAGCCCAGGCGACCCGCCATGGCGGGCTTTCCCAGGGACAGCCCAGGTGTGACCCACGTGGGCTCAAGGCCACCGTATTTGATGCCATCTGCAGAGCTGAGAGCAGCTGTCTCCCATTAACCCGAGGCTGTACCAACCAAGCCACGTTCCCACATAATACTGGTTTCCAAAGTACCTTTTTCCCCAGAAGAGAAGAGGCGTGGACTTACTAACCTCCAATATGTGTAACTCCTCCCAGGTGGCAAAACCAGGGCAACAGAGAACACGGAGATTCTGCCAATGTATCCTAATTTCACGTACCTGTACACAAACTCCCAAGCATTTTAGCAAGCTTTTGGACATGGAGCTCAAAAGAATGACCCATAAATACTTTCCAATACATACAGCatcttaatgtgtttttctttcttttttattttttgtagacacagagtctcattatgtggtccaggctgctctggaactcctgggctcaagcgaccctcctgcctcagcctccgaaagcactcgcatgacaagcatgagccactgtgcaggacCCACAGCACTTAAATTCCAAAATCACCTTGAAACCCTGACCTTCCACCTGCCCTGGTGGCTTCCAGAGGTCAGTTCCTCTTCCCGTACCAAAGGTTTCTTGTCTTTCGCGGCCCAGGTAAGGTCACTCCAGGTGCTCCCTCTGCTTTTGAAGGCCTTTGACTGAGAAGCCACTCTGGGTCCTATTAGGACCCCAAGGCGGCTCCATTCGTACTCGCACATCTCCCGGCCGGTTTAAGTCACGCTGGCCAGGCTATTTCCACTTCACTCTCCTAATTTCTCCAATCCCATCCTCTGCTGcatcaccttttctttctctgagaaccCAACCCTGCAGGAGGAACGCTGATGCTGGGGTCCTTTAACTAGAACGCTAACGCCAGAGCACTTCCCCGGGCGCTGGGGGGCGGGCTGCCGGGCGGGGCCTGGCGCTGCCACCGGGGTGTCCCGCGGGGAGGGGGGCGCTGGGCCTAGGGAGGCTGCGCTGCTGGCTCGGGGAGCGCGCGGCGTACGGATGTCAGGGCCAGGGCGCATGGAGACGACGGGCCGGGCATCACGTAGGCGCTCGCGGCGGGCGGGGCGGCGCTGACAGCGCCCCAACATGCAGCACCCGTGCCGCCCCGAGCGCTCAAGGGCGAAGGGAAGGTCACCGGGACCGAGGGCGGGGGCCCATTCCCGCTCCATCCTTGTGCAGTGCGCGGTCCCGAAACGGGAGGAAATCCGCCATCCGCGCCTTTCCACGCATCTGCGGCAGGAGGAAccgggaaaataaaaatcaaaacccagcCCCGGGCGCATCGCGTCTCCAGCCCGCGCTATCACTAAGGCTCCCAGGTGGCGTTCGCCTGGGAAGCGCCGATCTACCCGCCAGGGGCTGCGCGGCCTGGGGCGCTCCACCGTCCGGGCACCGGCGCCCTCACGTGCACCCGGGGCCTGGGGCGCGCAGTCTCTACCACCTCCGGCTCTTCAATGTTAAATGTCCTCCTGGCGCGCCCGCGTCGTGGACCCAGACTCGGGTCCCTCCTGGAGAGCCGCTTCCACATTGCAGGGCAGGGGAAACCCAGAGCCCGCGCCGCGGCGCCGCTGACGTCCCGGAGTCCCCGCTTCCTGGTCCTTCTCGTCCGCGGAGGTCtgcggggagggcctgggacccattTTAGTTTTCGGTTTTCTCACGAGCCGAAAGGCAACAGCACATGCGAGCGCaggaaacccatttttaaaatctcccagcGGAAACGCGAGGGGCTGCCGGACCGCCTCGGAGACGCCAGGCGGGAACCCAGAGCACTCCTTCCGCGTCCCGCATTGCAGCAGCCAGGACCCCGCCCACGCCGCGCGGGGCACGAGGCGACAGGAGGCGCGCGGGGACCCGGCCGTTTCTTCCTCGACATGCTGGGGGGCGGCGTGGGGCGGAGTTGAAGGGCGGGGGGCCACTTAGGAAGTGATCGCGCTGTACCCACGCTTCGGAGGGGAAGCCCGGCCGGGTCCTACAGCTCAGAGGCAGAACGACTCCCGAGGGTCCTCCAGGCGACCCCCTCTGTcaggctcaatttaaaacataaaccggagggggtggaaagctcactatcttccggatggaggttcctaccgccatgtcccttcctcctccgccccACCCGGCAAGGACCCGGGGGCTGCCTTGCTGGCTCATGCCGCCCCGCAGGTACCCCTGCCGCTGCCGGGCAcgggcttctccccagttctcCCCATCGCTTCCCCGCTCTTCTCCCTGGTTCTTCCCATCGCTCCTCCACCTTTCCCCGCGTCCTCCCGTCGCTTCCCCCCTCTTCTGCCCCATCCCCCAAATCCCCTTCGCCTTGTTCTCCTCGGCTCCGTCCGCCCCTCCCTCGCCGCCGGGAGGGAGGGGCGCACCTTGAGCATCCTCGCCTCTGGTCAGCACTCCGACTGCCTTGCCGGCCCCggagaggtgctccaggaactTCCGCAAGGAGCCCTTAGGGGCCTGGGAGTCGTCAGTGTCCATGGCGAGGAGGTCGAGAGGAGCCGCTAGTCCCGGTGCGCAGTAGGCAATGTGGACCCTGCCCGCGCCCGCGGGAGTCGGAACtgctgccccgccccgccccagggCCAATGGGCGGTGACGGGCGGGGCCCGAGCGCACGGGAGGGGCTGCGGGAGCGGGGGCGTGGCTAGGTGCAGGGAAAGGGGCAGGTGCGGGCGGGGTGCGGGAGTGGGCAGGAGCACCTACGCCGGGGTCATCGTAGGTGGGGGCCGTGCTAGCGGTGAGGTGGGCCGCAGACGTGGGGATAGCGCCACAGGTAGGCGGGGTCCCTGCGGGTGGGGCCGCGTCTCTGGTGCTCGAGACTCGCGGGTGGGCTGGAAGGCTCTGGTTGGGGACTTCAGAGATGCCCGGAGTgccacaggtgggggcagggaaagCGTCCGGGGGAGGGGAGACCACAGGGGGGCGGGGGTCACATCGTTTGGGGGGCGCGCCAGGGTGGGGCGGGATAGAACGCGGGGAGCATCTCCCGGGCCGGGTGAGGGAGACCTTGAGTGGGCGCGAACGTCTGGGCGGGGGGAAGCCCTGCACTTGCGGGGAGCGCcgatggcggggcggggtggaattGGGGCGTGGAGACCCCACCTGGATGCGGAAGTTCGCAGCAGGCCCGGCCGCTCCGGCGGTTGTTGGCGCAGAGCCCCGCTGCGCGCACAGCTTCTAGTTGCCGGCAGGATTCCTCCTGGGGCTGCGCTGGGAGCCTCCGGGCGCGGCTTCCTCGACCTTCGCCCCCAGGTATTCTCTGTAGTCTGAGGTCGGGAAGGACGAACGGAGAGTAGATCCTCCAGGTGGTGGGAAAAACTGAGCGCGGCGGGCTTAGCTATGACGAAGCTGCGATTTCCCGGGCCCACGGGGGCTGTGGCGTCCACTCGGTTCCTGCTAATCCCACTGTATTATAAGGTGGGGAGAGTCAGCTTGCATAGTGAAACCAAAGAGAGCTGCGAgatggagagtgagagtgagaaaccaagagagtgagacacacacacacacacacacacacacacaaacacacagagagagagagggaaagagagggagagtgagagagacagagagagagacagaaaaagtcagagaagcagagacacagagagacatagaaagatagagaaagatgaggggaagagagaaacagagacacacagagtcttaaaaagagacacagagagacagagcaaccaggagagagacacagagagggagaaacagagacaatttaaaccaaaagagaaaaacagaccagaaaagaaaaacaactagtaGAGCTCGGAACTGCGAAGGTGGCATCATTCCGTTAGTCTCGGGTTTTGCTTCCTGGGTTTGTGACATGGTCAGAGTCCTTGTCTTTGATTTCCTAACACAAGTTGTTAAAGTTGGAAGTGAGTGTGAAATTGAGTTAgtctagctttattctttcacGGATGAGAAGTGAATTATCTTCAGCAAGGTGGGTGCAGGCGTGGTCCCCGGGGGTCACTGTGGTGAACAGGCTGCCCTTGTGGGCAGCCAAGTTCGTCATCACTGGGACAGAGCCCAGGACACTTCCCTGGCTGGCCAGCCTTTTCCTAGAACCCCACACATTGCAAATGATGGAGTCCAGATCTATACCATAAAGAAACGAGggtggttacagaaagcaccacGATCTCAGCTGAGTGGCTCTGAGCACCCCAACGTTGGGGCACCTCGGTACAGGTTGGGGCAGCTCAGGCTGTGCCCAGCAGGGAGGCCGGCCCGATCAAGCTGCGGTCTCCACCCTGAGAGTGTGGGCTCCTTCCCCCAGCGCGGGTTAAAGCATCGTGTGTCCACCTGTGCAGTGACTGGTCCCAGTGGCCCTGGAGGGCTGAAACCCTGGGTCCCGCCACTGGTCCAGGGCATCCGTTTCCCCTTCCTGCagttcctgtgtctgtgtgtccagggggcTCTGATCCGTGTCTTAGGACCATGGCTGAGGGGACAAGTTCACCCGCTTTGGAGCTGGCCCGGATCTTGGTTCTGTGGATcctcgctgtgtggctctggagcagttctgtcctcaggagaTGGATCTTCACA
This is a stretch of genomic DNA from Chlorocebus sabaeus isolate Y175 unplaced genomic scaffold, mChlSab1.0.hap1 unalloc_scaffold_438, whole genome shotgun sequence. It encodes these proteins:
- the LOC140711271 gene encoding uncharacterized protein; translated protein: MGAGPPDATGHGTREVAAQSTRVKIQEHERQVIGGARRQYQKDACREAAAARVAGKVTGSRSTEWDQGRTWRLLGGCRCGPQAAGFHLATEENLRGAQRLQRIPGGEGRGSRARRLPAQPQEESCRQLEAVRAAGLCANNRRSGRACCELPHPVPNQSLPAHPRVSSTRDAAPPAGTPPTCGAIPTSAAHLTASTAPTYDDPGVGAPAHSRTPPAPAPFPAPSHAPAPAAPPVRSGPARHRPLALGRGGAAVPTPAGAGRVHIAYCAPGLAAPLDLLAMDTDDSQAPKGSLRKFLEHLSGAGKAVGVLTRGEDAQDAWKGADGGFPPVSGPRTAQGWSGNGPPPSVPVTFPSPLSARGGTGAACWGAVSAAPPAASAYVMPGPSSPCALALTSVRRALPEPAAQPP